The following nucleotide sequence is from Alteromonas sp. V450.
AAAGGACGGTCTAAAAGCGATCTTAACCAATGCTGCAAAAGAGGAAGTTTACGCATCACGCCAAGCGACATTTCTTGGATCCATGCATTGTCGCGCGCGTTGTGTCTGCGTTGAACCCGCTCTAAACATTCCCGAGACGATTTGCCGTGTTCCAGTATTTGAAAAATAACCCACGCGCAATCTGCACGCAGGTTTTTTTGTTTAGGTAAAGGAAAGGGTTTCACTGGTTTTCCGCTTGTGCTAAGCAGCGTCCAACTTCAAACCAAGTTTGGCGTGCATTAATTACATCGGCAGCGGGAAGCGCCTTTTTCCCAGGAATTTGAAGAGAGGTAATACAAAGAGCATCGTTGCCTGTTGCTATAGTAATGCCCTCTTTATTTGCACGTAAAATTGTGCCTGGGGAAGCTTGCTTGTCCATTTTAACAACAGACGCTGACCAAACCTTTACATTGTGTTCATCTACGTTCATCCATGCGACAGGCCAAGGATTAAACGCGCGTATATTTCGTTCTATTTGCAGAGCGTCTTCATGCCAATTAATTCTCGCTTCCTCTTTTGAAAGCTTCTTCGCATAACTTGCTTCGGCATCATCTTGTTTTTGCGGCGTGAAGCTATCAAAACGGTTTAAAACGTCCACTAGCGCAACGGGACCAAGTTGTGCCAGCTTTTCGTAGAGGGTGGCACTGGTGTCCGACGCTTCTATCGGCAACGTGGCAATATGAAGCATATCACCGGTGTCTAACCCTTCATCCATTTG
It contains:
- the fmt gene encoding methionyl-tRNA formyltransferase, whose translation is MTTPLKIIFAGTPDFAAKHLSALLDSEHDIIAAYTQPDRPAGRGKKLTASPVKQLALQHNIPVFQPSSLKSDEAQKVITDLDADIMVVVAYGLLLPAAVLNAPKLGCINVHGSILPKWRGAAPIQRAIWAGDTNTGVTIMQMDEGLDTGDMLHIATLPIEASDTSATLYEKLAQLGPVALVDVLNRFDSFTPQKQDDAEASYAKKLSKEEARINWHEDALQIERNIRAFNPWPVAWMNVDEHNVKVWSASVVKMDKQASPGTILRANKEGITIATGNDALCITSLQIPGKKALPAADVINARQTWFEVGRCLAQAENQ